In Zingiber officinale cultivar Zhangliang chromosome 1A, Zo_v1.1, whole genome shotgun sequence, a genomic segment contains:
- the LOC122000506 gene encoding LOB domain-containing protein 1-like, whose protein sequence is MESSDVTTSFHHFSNSSNSSPTSSSPISSLPAPTSIHSPCAACKILRRRCADKCVLAPYFPRTEPLKFTTAHRLFGASNIIKLLQDLPESQRADAVSSMVYEASARIRDPVYGCAGTICHLQKQVGELQAQLARTQAELINLQAQNKNLLALICMDIEQDSSSQQPDPIPNCMFQNNDASDYCVLEDISQSYVFANSSGCEPSWDI, encoded by the exons ATGGAGTCTAGTGACGTCACCACCAGCTTCCACCACTTCTCCAACTCTTCAAATTCCTCCCCTACGTCGTCGTCGCCCATTTCGTCCCTGCCGGCGCCTACCTCAATCCACAGCCCCTGCGCCGCCTGCAAGATCCTTCGCCGACGGTGCGCCGACAAGTGCGTGCTCGCGCCTTATTTTCCGCGGACGGAGCCACTCAAGTTCACCACCGCGCACCGCCTCTTCGGCGCCAGCAACATTATCAAACTCTTGCAG GATTTGCCAGAGAGCCAAAGAGCCGATGCAGTGAGTAGCATGGTGTACGAAGCCAGCGCCCGAATTCGCGATCCAGTTTACGGGTGTGCAGGCACGATATGCCACCTTCAGAAGCAAGTCGGCGAGCTTCAAGCTCAACTGGCCCGGACTCAGGCCGAGCTCATCAACCTCCAAGCTCAGAACAAGAACTTGCTCGCCCTGATTTGCATGGACATCGAGCAAGATTCCTCCTCTCAACAACCCGATCCAATTCCAAACTGCATGTTTCAGAACAACGATGCTTCTGATTACTGCGTCCTCGAAGACATCAGCCAGAGCTACGTATTTGCCAATTCCTCAGGATGCGAGCCGTCGTGGGACATATAG
- the LOC121996740 gene encoding receptor-like serine/threonine-protein kinase SD1-8: MLVISEEVAHSYFLHNPSVIMREVLTPSGLMSGELWSESAQSWIVQSYMPMDRCDRVSPCGPNAVCYPNTWPQCKCLPRFHPKNSINWEVIQDTSGGCVRTTALDCSNDTDGFFRKNSVKLPDTSSSSSSVNRSMSLEECQTWCLKNCSCTGYTASNISSSGLVTSFGEMAPTHRRAYSQDASAEATGAE, encoded by the exons ATGCTGGTAATCTCCGAAGAAGTGGCGCACTCGTACTTCCTCCACAACCCGTCAGTGATCATGAGGGAGGTTCTGACGCCCTCAGGGTTGATGAGCGGCGAGTTGTGGAGTGAGTCGGCCCAGTCATGGATCGTGCAGTCGTACATGCCGATGGATCGCTGCGACAGAGTGTCCCCCTGCGGACCCAACGCCGTGTGCTACCCCAACACGTGGCCGCAGTGCAAATGCCTGCCGAGGTTCCACCCCAAGAACTCCATCAATTGGGAGGTCATCCAGGACACCTCCGGCGGCTGCGTGCGCACCACGGCGTTGGATTGCAGTAACGACACCGACGGGTTCTTCAGGAAGAACAGCGTGAAGTTGCCGGAcacgtcgtcgtcgtcgtcgtcggtgAACCGGAGCATGAGTCTGGAAGAGTGCCAAACCTGGTGCTTGAAGAATTGCTCCTGCACAGGCTACACCGCTTCCAACATTAGCAGCAgcggattagtcacctcctttggag agatgGCGCCCACCCATAGAAGGGCCTACTCACAGGACGCCTCGGCCGAGGCCACCGGCGCCGAGTAG